One region of Citrus sinensis mitochondrion, complete genome genomic DNA includes:
- the rps4 gene encoding ribosomal protein S4: MSALRFKTCRLLSGNVRKRELTIIQRRILRRLRKKMRSIKRKIYPRENLNSYIQSQTTRKLPLFHGDLPITEMHRGTEQTSYIPFLLNPETRLDVILVRLHFCETIPQARQPISHRRVCVNNGVVSITHLRLSHGDIISFQENDPRIRGEEIRRSFYIEISVEKIIGKFLDHPVRMWRRTKTEWFHLLKTKRGCRLLLKSRFLQQLRSSMQEEDFERTKKFGSEKVCLGSSFAEHNRMKRNLYHFKSLFLSKRRNEKNRNFPTRTRSPIVYNSSLYSNSTYCSASPHQFTMKRRIKRIELPTHYSEVNHRTPKAVVSYGPNIGHIPHDIRLKDPNLPLRSGNGRGQNI; the protein is encoded by the coding sequence ATGTCTGCATTAAGATTTAAAACTTGTCGTCTACTTTCAGGAAATGTTCGGAAGAGAGAACTTACAATAATACAACGCCGCATTCTCCGAAGATTGAGGAAGAAAATGAGATCTATTAAGAGAAAGATTTATCCGAGAGAAAATCTTAACAGTTACATCCAATCACAAACTACACGAAAGTTGCCCCTTTTTCATGGGGATTTACCCATCACAGAGATGCACAGAGGAACAGAACAAACTTCATATATCCCTTTTCTACTCAATCCAGAAACAAGATTGGACGTTATTCTGGTTCGTCTCCATTTTTGTGAAACTATTCCTCAAGCAAGGCAGCCGATAAGTCATCGAAGGGTTTGTGTGAATAATGGAGTGGTAAGCATTACTCATTTGAGACTTTCCCACGGTGATATAATATCTTTTCAAGAAAATGACCCGAGAATCCGCGGTGAAGAAATAAGGAGATCTTTCTATATCGAAATATCAGTTGAAAAAATAATAGGAAAATTCCTGGATCACCCGGTAAGAATGTGGAGAAGAACCAAAACAGAATGGTTCCACCTACTCAAAACTAAGAGGGGATGCCGCCTACTACTAAAATCCCGGTTTTTGCAACAGTTGCGTTCTTCTATGCAAGAAGAAGACTTTGAAAGAACAAAGAAGTTTGGATCCGAAAAAGTATGCTTAGGCAGTTCCTTCGCTGAGCACAACAGAATGAAGAGGAATTTATATCATTTCAAATCCCTATTCTTATCGAAGAGAAGGAACGAGAAAAACCGAAATTTTCCTACTCGAACAAGAAGTCCTATAGTTTACAACTCTTCTTTATATAGTAATTCGACCTATTGCTCCGCATCCCCCCATCAGTTTACTATGAAGAGAAGAATCAAAAGGATTGAACTACCTACTCATTATTCGGAGGTGAATCATAGAACACCAAAAGCTGTGGTATCTTATGGACCTAACATAGGTCACATCCCTCACGACATAAGATTGAAAGATCCAAACCTTCCTCTTCGGAGCGGAAACGGACGTGGCCAAAACATATAA
- the rpl5 gene encoding ribosomal protein L5 — translation MFPLYFHYEDVLRQDLLLKLNYANVMEVPGLCEIRVVPKKPYDFIIKNGKLAMEISCGQKFIETQRGLTGKSFRSNQFLGSFKDKGYVSDLARQSTLRGHGMSNFLVRILTVMSLLDSPVEIRENSIQFSMETEFCEFSPELEDHFEIFEHIRGFNVTIVTSAKTQDETLLLWSGFLQKDEGETQ, via the coding sequence ATGTTTCCACTCTATTTTCATTACGAAGATGTATTACGTCAAGATCTGTTGCTCAAACTTAATTACGCCAACGTTATGGAAGTTCCTGGATTGTGTGAAATAAGAGTAGTACCAAAGAAACCCTATGATTTCATAATCAAAAATGGAAAATTGGCTATGGAGATTTCGTGCGGTCAGAAATTCATAGAGACACAAAGGGGTTTGACAGGAAAGTCGTTTCGATCCAATCAATTCTTGGGGTCTTTTAAAGACAAAGGATATGTTAGTGACCTAGCACGACAAAGCACTCTCCGAGGGCATGGAATGTCTAATTTTTTGGTCAGAATCTTGACAGTAATGTCTCTGTTAGATTCTCCGGTCGAAATACGGGAAAACTCCATTCAATTCTCGATGGAAACGGAGTTTTGCGAATTCTCCCCAGAACTGGAAGATCATTTCGAGATCTTCGAACATATTCGAGGGTTCAATGTGACTATTGTCACTTCGGCCAAGACACAAGATGAGACTTTACTACTGTGGAGCGGCTTTTTGCAAAAAGATGAGGGGGAAACTCAGTAA